The Solanum pennellii chromosome 7, SPENNV200 DNA segment TTGATATATAGAATTATTTGTTTCTTCCATTATACTCTACTTTCTTATCATGATGTATATCAATAAAAACATACGTGTAACTAAGTCATTCTTTATACTCAAGAATCAGAGCTGAAATTTACATCATAAAAATCTCTAGATAATTTTTCACATGAACCTAATATATAGTTTTAAACGATCACAAGGATCAAAATTATCGAAGATTTTACCTAATATATTTGTTagtaaaaattaacaaatattaatagaatagtttaatatagacattatttttaaaaattgggtTTGGTACTCACATGTGTGAGTTAGTATTTTTTCCCAAGAATTACAAGTTGTTCATGTGGATTTGTTATTTGTTCCTAAATATATGGTTTTATTCACATGATTGAGATTTAGAAATTATTATGTTTCCTTTTAACTTTTGaatgaattaatcaaaaatctctttatttatttttttctcctaaacctatgtttAGAATACAattatagtaattaattaactttatatctttttttaactAGGCCATATTCAATTAAAACTTTCACAAAGTTGAATAGTATTATTAAATccttataaaaattcaaaaatgttaaataattcaaactttcaaaacttgggtgtgtttggtatggaggaaaatgttttccatggaaaatgtttttctagaaaatgttttcctggaaaacaagtagattttgaacttattttctaatgtttggttggtgagtagaaaatattttcccaaaatgatttttagtgtttgatttattaacgaaatttgtttttgagagacatcttttatttttacttaagtaaaaaataatttatgacattgaaaatattttttaaaaatcaaaattattattattttggggTGGGGGTGGTGGGGGTNNNNNNNNNNNNNNNNNNNNNNNNNNNNNNNNNNNNNNNNNNNNNNNNNNNNNNNNNNNNNNNNNNNNNNNNNNNNNNNNNNNNNNNNNNNNNNNNNNNNNNNNNNNNNNNNNNNNNNNNNNNNNNNNNNNNNNNNNNNNNNNNNNNNNNNNNNNNNNNNNNNNNNNNNNNNNNNNNNNNNNNNNNNNNNNNNNNNNNNNNNNNNNNNNNNNNNNNNNNNNNNNNNNNNNNNNNNNNNNNNNNNNNNNNNNNNNNNNNNNNNNNNNNNNNNNNNNNNNNNNNNNNNNNNNNNNNNNNNNNNNNNNNNNNNNNNNNNNNNNNNNNNNNNNNNNNNNNNNNNNNNNNNNNNNNNNNNNNNNNNNNNNNNNNNNNNNNNNNNNNNNNNNNNNNNNNNNNNNNNNNNNNNNNNNNNNNNNNNNNNNNNNNNNNNNNNNNNNNNNNNNNNNNNNNNNNNNNNNNNNNNNNNNNNNNNNNNNNNNNNNNNNNNNNNNNNNNNNNNNNNNNNNNNNNNNNNNNNNNNNNNNNNNNNNNNNNNNNNNNNNNNNNNNNNNNNNNNNNNNNNNNNNNNNNNNNNGGGGGGCTGGCCGGTGGGGGAAGGTCAAGGatcatgtgaaaaaataaaaattttgaaattgaaaatatttctttaaattgatgcttttccaaaaaaaaaatgtaatttgaaattgaaggAGAGCtattgaaaatgttttccttaattttttaagggaagtcattttccttaattttgaggaaaatgagttgattcggaaaacattttccaaaacttttgtcccaaccaaacatgggaaaattgaaaaacattttccagaaaatgttttccttcataccaaacacactctttaTCGTTggagaaaaatatcaaatactaTTAAAGATCAATCAGTtccacattaatttttttttttaaaaaaatgggtcCAATAAACTGTCGGTGGATGTCTAGTCCTTTTCCTAATCAAGGAGTCATATTTtgaaagaaggaaaaacatgattttttttttcttcgatGTTCAATATATGTATCAAAGTACGATTAAGTTGAATTCACATGTTAATTGCTGAGTCTATCTTATATCGTGATGGTTCCAACacaatttttcccttttcaatgTTTGAATCTCAAACTTCATCATAAATTGCAGTGAAATGAACGAAATTCTTCGATCTTTATTAAAAATCTCGATTACGAACATTATATAAATCCCACCCCTCACTCACCCTCAGACACACTTTACTAGAGCTCACAGATTCGAATTTTGAATATGAAACAAATGTTTACTATAGGTGAATATGAACTAGTCAGACTGAAATACAGATATCCAACACCGaacgataaataaaaataaaaacacttccccccaccccacccccacccctcaTAGGCCCAAAAAGCCCAATTCTAAGTGAAAGAGCCCAAATAAGTGTCGGTAGAAAAAAGCCAACAAATAGGAATACAGTTGTATCAAAATCACACGTTTGAGTCCTAATCATTCACATGTTGTGGGTCCCATGTATACAAAAACTCATTTAGTTATCTCGTATTCATATTAGAATCTGACTATTTCAAAATAAGCAAATGACAAAGCCCGTTTATGATGATGGCGGCACTCCAAAACTAATTTTTCCATAGTCATAACTCGAAATTTTTAGAGAAAAATCTCGATCATTCTGTCACGATCCGACGAGTTATACATGTATTTCACAGTCAAGCTTAGCTGTACATCTCCACTATTTAAGGCTCAAACTTAGCTGGCTTTTTCTCTCTAATAAATCCTAACCATTTAATTGTCAACAAATATCCCTCCATGTGCCTACACAAGATCTCACTActacaattaaatattttaacaaaaataaatgttttaaaaaaaacaagtgaGTAATATCCAAAATgcatattcaatataatttttatattttagtctaataaaaatcatatatactcAAAACTACATATCTGATTAAAATCTTGAATATCTACTTGTACATATCACGATTATTCGTAATATACTTTGTTACTTATAAAAGTAATAGTACTTTAGTTATTAGATATTGTTATTGTACTTTTGTAAAAATTATCACATAAAGAAGGAAACAAGAATATACATCtcaattatcatcatcatataaatatacattaaaaaaaaaaagtaaaagacaatATATGAGACAAAGAATAATTAACTTCTTTTATCCTTTACAAGGAAAGCAATAACAAGTTGTTCTAAAAAAGGGGAAAGGGAGTTTATCAAATCTTTTTCCCTCCTCTTTccccaataataataattataattaattaaaaaaaaaagaattggtattcaccttttctttttttcttctttttttttttttttgcttttgtgattaaaaaaaagaaagaaaaaatctaaaataaccacaacatgaaatttaaaaaaaaaaaaattaattatcaatttacAACTTTCCTTGATCATAGCCATAATAAGAGAGATACCATTTAACAAACTTTTTCAACCCGGTTTGTAAATCGGTTGTGGGTTTATACCCGAATTCCTTCCGGGCCGAACTTATATTCGCATGAGTAAACGGAACGTCGCCGTTTCCGGGCATTACGACGAAATTCTTCTTAGCTTTTACCTTTAAATGCTTCTCTAACATCGCAACCATCATCGGAACTGTCACCGGCGACGTATTACCCAAATTAAATATCCGATATGGAGCGGGTCCCCGTTTCTTCCCACCCGACCCGGTACTTTTACCCGAAGTATCAAGTGACCCGATACAACCTTTTACCACATCATCGATGTAAGTAAAATCCCGAGCTAAATCGACTCGATTCTTACCTCGATAAACCGTAATCGGTTTCCCTTGTAATATGTTACGGGTAAAGCTGAAATAAGCCATGTCGGGTCTTCCCCACGGTCCGTAGACAGTGAAGAATCTTAACCCGGTTATCGATAACCCGTAAATATGATTATACGTGTGTGTAATTTCTTCACCTGCTTTTTTTGTAGCGGCATACAATGAAGCGGGTTGATCAGTCCGATCCGATTCGGAAAACGGTACTTTTTCGTTTAACCCGTAAACAGAACTTGAACTCGCCCAAACAATGGCGGGTTGTGGGTTGGAATTTTTACAAACTTCGAGCAGGGAAACAAGGCCGGCGATGTTACTGTGTATATACGAACCTGGATTTTCCATGGCGTAACGAACTCCAGCTTGAGCAGCCAGATGCATTACATGTGTAAATCGAGCAATGTCGAACAACTTTACCAACAATTTTGAATCGTTGATATCACCATCGACGATGAAAATCGAATTCTGGGTGAGTAGATTCTTTCGAGCTTTTTTCAACGACGGATCGTAGTAATTGTTGAAATTATCGATTCCTACAACTCCGTCGCCTCGTTTTTTCAAGGCGAGGGAGACGTGGGAACCGACGAAACCGGCTGCGCCGGTAACTAACACCGACATTCCGCCGTGAGAGCGGCGGATCTGAGCGGAATTAATAACATTTCTCTCCCAATGATGACCACCCCATGTAGAGGTGAAATACCGGTTACCGGAATCCATAAACGACTGAAAACACAAATATGAAGCTGTTAAAGCTATTAAAAACAATGCCCATAGAAACATGGTGCTTGTAGATGCAAAACATCGATGAAAATGTCGATTTCTATCCTTGAATTTTCCCGGTGTAGACGGAAACAATTCCTCCTCTAACGAAGGCATAACTCAAAAAATTTATTCtatcactatttttattttttcaatttatttcagCAGATGCAGAGAACAATTTGTTGAAAATTGTGAGTCCGCATCTGCGgaaaatgaagataaaaatgGAGGAATATATATAGTGGGTGACCACAAATAAGGCGACAAAAGATAACGCGTGAACGCGTTGAGaagttagagagagaaataaataataaatttgtttaataataataaaagaaaataatgactaGAAATGAGGGGACAAATAGtacaaagtataaaaaaaagtaaaagtttaAAAACATGAGGGGAATTTGGATTTTTAGTGGGGTAGGGTGGTGGTAAAAATAGAATTTTCGGTGAAAGTTTAAAACGATAATAGTAAGGTATAGAAAATTTCGAATTTAAATTTTCTAGTTAAGGATGAAGGTTATTGTTGTTATCCAACTAATTTGAATGTGCGTGTAAAATATTAACTGTAAATATTTttagctttttttaaaaattgaaaattcataatttatttttgagttgataTTCGAAATTATTAGTTATAACTTATAAAGGTGAAAAAATTTTAATGTTCTATTGTGCGGAATTTAATAAGGATTACGGTAAAAGATTATTAagatttaagaaattttttctttttaaaaattaaagactttccattatttttttcaGCTTCAATAAAAAATCAGCAATCCAATAAATCTAAAATTACGTGCTATGAAGCTCACTAAAAatgtttttgatatttaatttaataaaatactattattaaatttaaattcaaaatttctaatGAAATGAAATCGCATGATAATGCTCCATTTAGTAGGTAGTAGAGTAAAAACTTATTAAcactttattaaaaaataaataaatgatagtATTGTAAGTCTATGTGTGGTGTAAATATTATGgaatgtgtttttattttgtttttttgtttttttaaatgattttctatctttgatcaatttttttggaAGATGGTGTAAATTGTTTATAAATCTTAAATTAATGATTTGATATTCCAACGAATCTTAATTCAATCATTGTGTTCTTTTCCTTCTTATTTTTGCAAAGTTTTACTGATTATAGTTACTCTTATTAAGTTTGTGTCAAATATTTATAAGTATAATAAATGTTTGGTAAATTtgattatatgaaatttttatgttaaaaatattattaatggtaattaatttttagttgTTGTTAAAGAAGTAAGCGTATATGTCTCTAAATAATTTAGCAACATTAAttttaatgacacttaactaacgTCGATAAAgactttaaaactttttatcaatgtcaatgtttattgctgctaaaaattatttttgttgtaatatatatgaaatgtacGCAGATTTTATTTCTACCTCCGGGTGATAAAGGTAAACTATATTAATAttagatctttttttttcttatttatttcacaCTAATATTGCTTTCTTTTTACTGTtaatctttattaattattataatgagGAGTTATTGTCAATAAGTAATTGAGGGAATATCACTTTATACACGTAAAGATGTTGTATTTAAAGTGAAGTTAATGATTGACCTTATTTTATATAAGATTTCAATTATCATATTGTCTCTTGCTACCATCAAAGAGCTATTTAATTTCcataaattgaataaattaaatttaaacacgtaattgtttgtttaaaattttcaaattattgttatatttgactaattctaaaaactatattactatcctcattttatatatcataGTGGTCACACAAGTAGTTAATTGGTGGAACTATTAACAATTATGGTAACGTTATAATATTTACTTGTAAAATGATCAAAAGTGAcgatataattaagtaaaaatttaGTATGCTAAGTGAGATATTATATAAATACTAGTctca contains these protein-coding regions:
- the LOC107026026 gene encoding UDP-glucuronate 4-epimerase 1, which produces MPSLEEELFPSTPGKFKDRNRHFHRCFASTSTMFLWALFLIALTASYLCFQSFMDSGNRYFTSTWGGHHWERNVINSAQIRRSHGGMSVLVTGAAGFVGSHVSLALKKRGDGVVGIDNFNNYYDPSLKKARKNLLTQNSIFIVDGDINDSKLLVKLFDIARFTHVMHLAAQAGVRYAMENPGSYIHSNIAGLVSLLEVCKNSNPQPAIVWASSSSVYGLNEKVPFSESDRTDQPASLYAATKKAGEEITHTYNHIYGLSITGLRFFTVYGPWGRPDMAYFSFTRNILQGKPITVYRGKNRVDLARDFTYIDDVVKGCIGSLDTSGKSTGSGGKKRGPAPYRIFNLGNTSPVTVPMMVAMLEKHLKVKAKKNFVVMPGNGDVPFTHANISSARKEFGYKPTTDLQTGLKKFVKWYLSYYGYDQGKL